In Microaerobacter geothermalis, a single genomic region encodes these proteins:
- a CDS encoding stage II sporulation protein M, with amino-acid sequence MRKFFTSIKTKKKYIAISLVFLLVGIFAGYTTLDFIQQNFKDQLEQIFSKMKRLAEEIQERHSIWFMFQSIFINNVLAAFTMIGLGLFFGFIPAYLVFINGVVLGFVLKMYANSGGDPVSMLFSGILPHGVVELFAILLAAAIGMKLGVHMFHLMRSLWNKDIRAETKEKFLVTLKELPRLVVGIVVLLFIAAWIETVITPLIITIFLPQSNYIF; translated from the coding sequence ATGCGTAAGTTTTTTACCTCGATAAAAACGAAGAAAAAGTACATTGCCATCAGTTTAGTTTTTCTTTTGGTGGGTATATTTGCAGGCTATACAACTCTGGATTTTATTCAGCAAAATTTTAAGGACCAATTGGAACAGATTTTTAGTAAAATGAAGAGGCTAGCTGAGGAAATACAGGAGCGTCACAGCATCTGGTTTATGTTTCAAAGTATATTTATCAATAACGTTTTAGCTGCCTTTACCATGATTGGATTGGGATTATTTTTCGGCTTCATCCCGGCATATTTAGTATTTATAAACGGAGTCGTGTTGGGTTTTGTACTGAAGATGTATGCCAACAGTGGAGGGGATCCAGTTTCTATGCTGTTTTCCGGCATACTTCCCCATGGGGTAGTTGAATTGTTTGCGATACTTCTGGCAGCAGCCATTGGAATGAAACTGGGTGTTCATATGTTTCATTTGATGAGGAGCCTATGGAATAAAGATATTCGAGCAGAAACCAAGGAAAAGTTTTTAGTTACTTTAAAGGAATTGCCGAGATTAGTAGTTGGTATTGTGGTTCTACTGTTTATTGCAGCGTGGATTGAAACGGT